In Deferribacter desulfuricans SSM1, the following are encoded in one genomic region:
- the hemB gene encoding porphobilinogen synthase — protein sequence MSFPLIRGRRLRRNETIRRMVRETKLSVDDLIYPLFVVEGENIKNEIKSMPGNYQMSIDNIVKECIEIEKLGIPAVILFGIPELKDELGSEAYNDEGIIQKAIKAIKENTSKLYVITDVCMCEYTSHGHCGIIRDGDVDNDETLKYLALEALSHAKAGADMVAPSDMMDGRVAAIRDILDEHGYYNIPIMSYAVKYASSFYGPFREAAESTPAFGDRRSYQMDPPNRLEALREAEMDIMEGADIIMVKPALPYLDIIREVKDNFNVPVAAYNVSGEYSMIKAAIEKGWLDEKVIFESLISIKRAGADLILTYFAKEIAEKL from the coding sequence ATGTCTTTTCCATTAATTAGAGGTAGAAGGTTGAGGAGAAATGAAACCATTCGCAGAATGGTAAGAGAAACAAAATTATCAGTAGATGATTTGATATATCCATTATTTGTAGTAGAAGGTGAAAATATCAAAAATGAGATTAAATCTATGCCTGGAAATTATCAAATGAGTATAGATAATATTGTAAAGGAGTGTATAGAGATAGAAAAATTAGGGATACCTGCCGTTATTCTCTTTGGGATACCAGAACTTAAAGATGAATTGGGAAGTGAAGCATATAATGATGAAGGTATTATTCAAAAAGCAATTAAAGCAATAAAAGAAAATACAAGTAAACTTTATGTGATTACCGATGTTTGTATGTGCGAATATACGAGTCATGGACATTGTGGAATAATTAGAGATGGTGATGTGGATAATGATGAAACTCTAAAATATCTTGCCCTTGAAGCTTTGAGCCATGCTAAAGCCGGCGCAGATATGGTGGCACCAAGCGATATGATGGATGGTAGGGTAGCAGCTATACGTGATATTTTGGATGAACATGGTTATTATAATATTCCAATAATGAGTTATGCGGTTAAATATGCTTCATCATTTTATGGTCCTTTTAGAGAAGCTGCTGAAAGTACCCCTGCTTTTGGAGACAGAAGATCATATCAAATGGATCCTCCTAACAGGCTTGAGGCTTTGAGAGAAGCTGAAATGGATATTATGGAAGGTGCAGATATAATTATGGTAAAACCTGCTTTGCCTTATTTGGATATAATTCGTGAAGTAAAAGATAATTTTAATGTTCCTGTTGCTGCATATAATGTAAGTGGAGAATATTCTATGATAAAAGCTGCTATAGAGAAAGGGTGGCTTGATGAGAAGGTAATTTTTGAATCACTGATTTCTATAAAAAGAGCTGGAGCAGATTTAATATTAACCTATTTCGCAAAAGAGATAGCGGAGAAATTATAA
- the hemC gene encoding hydroxymethylbilane synthase yields the protein MNKLVIGTRGSKLALWQANHIKSLIESTHHIDVELKIIKTTGDKILDTPLAKIGGKGLFVKEIEEELLNKNVDIAVHSMKDVPVELPDGLEVGVFPVREEPYDAFLSVKYNSLDELPDGAVIGTSSLRRKIQLMRKYPHLVIKDLRGNVDTRIRKLTEGQYDAIILAKAGLKRLGLLEHVKQTIDDTLMIPAVCQGTLGIEYREDDQDVQKVIGFLNHEETVFRTKAERAFLKRLEGGCQVPLGCIANLVGDRLILKGFLANLDGSKYIYEEIEGDKTDAVKLGLKLAKNILGQGGKEIIKEIYE from the coding sequence ATGAATAAGTTGGTTATTGGGACAAGAGGGAGTAAGCTTGCTCTCTGGCAGGCAAACCATATTAAGAGTTTGATTGAAAGTACTCATCATATTGATGTTGAATTAAAAATAATTAAAACTACTGGTGACAAAATACTTGATACACCTTTAGCAAAAATTGGGGGGAAAGGATTATTTGTTAAAGAGATTGAAGAAGAGCTTTTAAATAAAAATGTCGATATAGCGGTTCATTCTATGAAGGATGTGCCTGTTGAGTTGCCAGATGGTTTGGAAGTAGGAGTTTTTCCGGTTAGAGAAGAGCCTTATGACGCTTTTTTATCTGTAAAATATAATAGTCTTGATGAATTGCCAGATGGTGCAGTAATCGGTACAAGTAGCTTAAGGAGAAAGATTCAGCTGATGCGTAAATATCCTCATTTAGTTATTAAAGATTTAAGAGGAAATGTTGATACAAGGATTAGAAAACTTACAGAAGGTCAGTATGATGCAATTATTTTAGCTAAAGCTGGACTAAAGAGGCTTGGGCTTTTAGAACATGTGAAACAGACAATTGATGATACTCTTATGATTCCAGCAGTATGCCAGGGAACCCTTGGTATAGAGTATAGAGAAGATGATCAAGATGTTCAAAAGGTCATAGGTTTTCTTAATCACGAAGAAACAGTTTTTAGGACAAAAGCTGAAAGAGCATTTTTAAAAAGATTAGAAGGTGGATGTCAGGTTCCTCTTGGCTGTATTGCAAACCTGGTTGGTGATAGATTAATCTTAAAAGGGTTTTTAGCTAACTTAGATGGTTCAAAGTATATTTACGAGGAGATAGAAGGTGATAAAACTGATGCCGTTAAACTTGGACTTAAATTAGCGAAAAATATACTTGGACAAGGTGGTAAGGAGATTATAAAAGAAATTTATGAATAA
- a CDS encoding uroporphyrinogen-III synthase → MNKKISNVLVTRQPDQSVEFINLLSKNGFYPFLLPLIETIPLNNKPIRKSYDYIIFTSENSVRYFYPLMDSVDFKYVVAVGEKTKKRLEDLNIVVDFVPNEFSADGLIKLYENKDLEGKTFLAPTTKKSKDDLKEYIESKGGIFEKCFIYDTTLKKYPEHYIDGFLVENNIDTLTFASPSAVESFFSQINNLDKNCYTFVAIGKVTARKLEASGVSCVFPEKYTILDVIGLLKKIRENGG, encoded by the coding sequence ATGAATAAAAAAATATCTAATGTATTAGTAACAAGACAGCCTGATCAATCAGTTGAATTTATTAACTTATTATCAAAGAATGGTTTTTACCCTTTTTTACTGCCGTTAATTGAAACAATACCTTTAAATAATAAACCTATTCGAAAAAGTTATGATTATATCATCTTTACAAGTGAGAATTCTGTTAGATATTTTTATCCATTAATGGATAGTGTGGATTTTAAATATGTTGTGGCTGTTGGTGAAAAAACTAAAAAAAGATTGGAAGATTTAAATATTGTTGTGGATTTTGTCCCTAATGAATTTAGTGCTGACGGGTTAATTAAACTTTATGAAAATAAAGATTTAGAGGGAAAAACTTTTTTGGCTCCCACAACGAAAAAATCTAAAGATGACTTGAAAGAATACATTGAGAGTAAGGGCGGTATCTTTGAAAAGTGTTTTATCTATGATACAACTTTAAAAAAATACCCTGAACATTATATTGATGGATTTTTGGTAGAAAATAATATCGATACATTAACATTTGCTTCGCCTAGTGCTGTTGAGTCATTTTTTAGCCAAATTAATAATTTAGATAAAAATTGTTATACTTTCGTTGCAATAGGGAAAGTTACTGCAAGAAAGTTAGAAGCAAGTGGTGTGTCTTGTGTATTTCCAGAAAAATATACGATTTTAGATGTTATTGGTTTGTTAAAAAAAATAAGGGAAAATGGAGGTTGA
- a CDS encoding citrate (Si)-synthase: MSKLKEKLAKKIEEHRPRTTRLVKEYGDVKVCDVTISQVIGGMRGIKCLVTDISYLDPYEGIRFRGYTIPEVMEKLPKPAGCEMPYVEGHFYLLLTGEIPTEEEVQEVIEEFKKRKQVPQYVYDLLRSMPRDTHPMTMFSAAVLSMQRESKFAKAYAEGKMNKFNYWEYMYEDVMDLLAKLPEIGAYIYRMKYKGDTPIPSNPDLDFGGDFAHMMGIDKPYDDVMRMYFILHSDHESGNVSAHTTHLVASALSDAYYSLSAGLNGLAGPLHGLANQEVLKWIQDLRAKYGDKMPTKEDLEKFCWDTLNSGQVIPGYGHAVLRKTDPRYTAQREFALKHLPDDELFQIVSMLYEVVPGVLEKHGKAKNPWPNVDAHSGVIQWYYGVREYDFYTVLFGIGRALGVLANITWDRALGYPIERPKSVTTDMLEEIAGIKK; this comes from the coding sequence ATGAGTAAGTTGAAAGAAAAATTAGCCAAGAAGATTGAAGAGCACAGACCAAGAACTACTAGACTTGTAAAAGAGTATGGTGATGTGAAGGTTTGTGATGTAACAATTTCTCAAGTTATTGGCGGTATGAGAGGGATTAAGTGTTTAGTAACTGATATTTCTTATCTTGACCCATATGAAGGGATTAGATTTCGTGGATATACAATCCCAGAAGTAATGGAAAAACTTCCTAAACCAGCTGGCTGCGAAATGCCTTATGTTGAAGGTCATTTCTACCTATTATTAACTGGTGAAATACCTACAGAAGAAGAAGTGCAAGAAGTTATTGAAGAATTCAAAAAAAGAAAACAAGTACCTCAATACGTATATGATCTTTTAAGATCTATGCCAAGAGATACTCATCCTATGACTATGTTCTCTGCTGCAGTTCTCTCTATGCAAAGAGAATCTAAATTTGCAAAAGCTTATGCAGAAGGAAAAATGAATAAATTTAACTACTGGGAATATATGTATGAAGATGTAATGGACTTATTAGCTAAATTGCCAGAAATAGGTGCTTATATCTATAGAATGAAATATAAAGGTGATACTCCAATCCCATCAAACCCTGACTTAGATTTTGGTGGTGATTTCGCTCACATGATGGGTATTGATAAACCTTATGATGATGTTATGAGAATGTATTTCATTCTTCACTCAGATCATGAAAGTGGAAACGTTTCTGCTCACACTACACATCTTGTTGCATCAGCACTTTCTGATGCTTACTATTCACTTTCTGCTGGTCTTAATGGTCTTGCTGGTCCATTACATGGTTTAGCAAACCAAGAAGTTCTTAAGTGGATTCAAGATCTTCGTGCAAAATACGGTGACAAAATGCCTACTAAAGAAGATCTTGAAAAATTCTGCTGGGATACACTTAACAGCGGTCAGGTTATCCCTGGTTATGGTCACGCAGTTCTTAGAAAAACTGACCCAAGATATACAGCTCAGAGAGAGTTTGCTCTTAAACACTTACCAGATGATGAACTGTTCCAAATCGTTAGCATGCTTTATGAAGTTGTACCTGGTGTACTTGAAAAACATGGTAAAGCTAAAAACCCATGGCCAAACGTTGACGCTCACTCTGGTGTTATTCAGTGGTACTATGGCGTTAGAGAATACGACTTCTATACTGTATTGTTTGGTATTGGTAGAGCTCTTGGCGTTCTTGCTAACATCACTTGGGATAGAGCTCTTGGTTATCCAATTGAAAGACCAAAATCAGTTACTACTGATATGCTTGAAGAAATCGCTGGTATCAAAAAGTAA
- the ccsA gene encoding cytochrome c biogenesis protein CcsA — protein MFFDIAFVFYLLALLHSMLYFFLGYKNLIKVINIFVFLGLVLNTMFLVKIFTLSGNSPFDTIGEIFTFLVFSINIVYLILYWIYKRPLLYIIISPIILILSIVSIFTLDNVYATSSNKNFWLYIHLPFVIFGTSLFLMSAITGFIYFLQERQLKKKNFGILFNRFPPLETINKLNNFTLLTGFSFYTVGVISGFIWSFYMTSFSLFSNPKILFALISWIIFGIIIMLKFIRGLSPKNIALLSILGFISICITYFIVFLLMRG, from the coding sequence ATGTTTTTTGATATAGCTTTTGTTTTTTATCTTTTGGCTTTACTTCACAGTATGTTATATTTTTTCTTGGGGTATAAAAACTTAATTAAAGTAATCAATATTTTTGTTTTTTTAGGATTGGTTTTAAATACTATGTTTTTGGTTAAGATTTTTACATTAAGTGGGAATTCCCCTTTTGACACTATTGGTGAAATATTTACTTTTTTGGTATTTTCAATAAATATTGTTTATCTGATTTTGTATTGGATTTACAAAAGGCCACTTTTATACATAATAATCTCACCAATAATTTTGATTCTCTCTATAGTTTCGATTTTTACATTAGATAATGTTTATGCCACATCTTCTAATAAAAATTTTTGGCTGTATATTCATTTACCGTTTGTAATTTTTGGTACAAGTTTATTTTTAATGTCGGCAATAACCGGTTTTATATATTTTTTGCAAGAAAGACAGTTAAAAAAGAAAAACTTTGGCATTTTATTTAATCGCTTTCCTCCTTTAGAAACAATAAATAAGCTTAATAACTTTACTTTATTAACAGGTTTTTCATTTTATACTGTTGGTGTTATAAGTGGTTTTATATGGTCATTTTATATGACAAGCTTTTCACTATTTTCTAACCCTAAAATCTTATTTGCTTTGATTAGCTGGATTATTTTTGGGATTATTATAATGTTAAAATTTATTCGTGGGTTGAGTCCAAAAAATATCGCGTTGTTGAGTATTTTAGGTTTTATATCTATTTGTATAACATATTTTATTGTTTTTTTATTGATGAGAGGCTGA
- a CDS encoding DUF815 domain-containing protein encodes MEDLFKDCYAFRWDGSHLEEIHFYEKVKSSDLIGIDEQKKLVIKNIESFINEGIALNMLLWGERGCGKSSLVNMLLNEYHNKGLRIIEFSQEKIETIYQLFKILRPQEKHRFILFFDDISFDDQDIFYRKFKSIMEGGLESKPTNIIYVATSNKRHLITDKVFDTESVSHYDRDEINEAISLYARFGLVIGFYPIKRNTYLDICKKYMKEYGIEEWEGWEKEAESFAINRGGRTGRVAKQFAIYKKIFGN; translated from the coding sequence ATGGAAGACTTATTTAAAGACTGTTATGCATTTAGATGGGATGGATCTCATTTAGAAGAGATACATTTTTATGAAAAGGTGAAATCAAGTGATTTGATTGGTATTGATGAGCAAAAAAAATTGGTTATAAAAAATATAGAATCATTTATAAATGAGGGTATTGCTTTAAATATGCTTTTGTGGGGAGAAAGGGGGTGTGGTAAATCTTCCTTGGTAAATATGCTTTTGAATGAATATCACAATAAAGGTCTTAGAATTATAGAGTTTTCTCAGGAAAAAATAGAAACTATTTATCAATTATTTAAAATCTTAAGGCCTCAAGAAAAACACAGATTTATATTGTTTTTTGATGATATCTCTTTTGACGATCAGGATATTTTTTATCGTAAGTTTAAATCTATTATGGAAGGTGGCTTAGAATCCAAGCCAACTAATATAATTTATGTGGCAACATCAAATAAAAGACACCTTATTACAGATAAAGTTTTTGATACAGAATCTGTATCTCATTATGATAGGGATGAAATTAACGAGGCAATTTCTTTGTATGCTAGGTTTGGTTTGGTTATTGGATTTTATCCTATCAAGAGAAATACTTATTTGGATATATGCAAAAAATATATGAAAGAATATGGTATTGAAGAATGGGAAGGTTGGGAGAAGGAAGCGGAAAGTTTTGCCATAAATAGAGGTGGAAGAACCGGTAGGGTAGCGAAGCAGTTTGCTATTTATAAAAAGATTTTTGGCAATTAA
- a CDS encoding MATE family efflux transporter, producing the protein MKSLIKKSWQVSWPMILIMFAEFIISITDVYIAGKLGKEYQASVGFVSQIYFVLIVVINAVTMGTVALISRKWSEKNEKNLKISISTVYYFALLIGFITTIFGVLFAKKITLLMPIHKEIRNIAAELAYIYTFGVLFHYILILTNGVLRSINKVKLSLLTMIIICLSNVGLNFYFVFHTNLYFKGIALSTVFSVIIGAILNTIYLSKYIIFIVPKIEIITKVLKVGVPSGILQIGWQLGSTVLFFIINKLKTNPVEVMAAFTNGIRIESAIFLPAFAFNMANAVIVGNLLGEKKKNEAYKNGIVTAIMGAIIVTFMTIIIILNANKIANILSNNQVVIKETVKYLIISMISEPFMAFGVILGGGISGAGDTKSVMKIVLSSLWLIRIPLAFIGVVFLKFDATFIWWCMNLSIFIQCFLIFRHYKSKRWQKDEL; encoded by the coding sequence GTGAAAAGTTTAATTAAAAAAAGTTGGCAAGTTAGCTGGCCAATGATTTTGATTATGTTTGCCGAGTTTATTATCTCTATCACTGATGTATATATTGCAGGTAAACTCGGCAAAGAATATCAAGCCTCTGTTGGTTTTGTCTCTCAAATATATTTTGTTTTAATTGTTGTAATAAACGCTGTAACAATGGGAACTGTTGCTCTAATTTCCAGAAAATGGAGTGAAAAAAATGAAAAAAATTTAAAAATCTCAATAAGCACGGTATATTATTTTGCTCTTTTAATCGGATTCATCACAACAATTTTTGGAGTTTTATTCGCAAAAAAAATTACTCTTCTAATGCCCATTCATAAAGAGATAAGAAACATAGCTGCTGAACTCGCTTATATTTACACATTTGGAGTGCTTTTTCATTATATTCTTATATTAACCAATGGAGTGCTAAGATCTATCAACAAAGTTAAACTTTCACTCTTAACAATGATAATTATTTGTTTATCTAACGTGGGATTAAATTTTTATTTTGTTTTTCATACCAATTTATATTTTAAAGGGATAGCACTTTCTACTGTATTTAGCGTAATCATTGGAGCTATATTAAATACCATTTACCTCAGTAAATACATTATATTTATTGTACCAAAAATAGAAATAATAACAAAAGTTTTAAAAGTTGGTGTACCTAGTGGCATTCTACAAATTGGGTGGCAGTTAGGATCTACTGTTCTCTTCTTTATCATCAATAAATTAAAAACCAATCCTGTTGAAGTAATGGCAGCATTTACAAATGGTATAAGAATTGAATCTGCAATATTTTTACCAGCTTTTGCTTTTAATATGGCAAATGCGGTAATAGTTGGTAATCTCTTAGGTGAAAAGAAAAAGAATGAAGCTTACAAAAATGGGATTGTAACTGCAATTATGGGAGCAATTATAGTTACCTTTATGACAATAATTATTATCTTAAATGCGAACAAAATTGCAAACATACTCTCAAACAACCAAGTTGTCATAAAGGAAACTGTTAAATATCTTATCATTAGTATGATAAGTGAACCTTTTATGGCTTTTGGAGTAATTTTAGGAGGTGGAATATCTGGCGCAGGTGATACAAAAAGTGTCATGAAAATTGTGTTGTCATCTTTATGGCTAATTAGAATCCCATTAGCTTTTATTGGGGTTGTTTTTTTAAAATTTGATGCTACATTTATTTGGTGGTGTATGAACTTATCAATTTTTATTCAGTGTTTTTTGATTTTTCGTCATTACAAATCAAAGAGGTGGCAGAAGGATGAACTGTGA
- the hemA gene encoding glutamyl-tRNA reductase, which produces MQLAVVGINHNTAPVEIREKLSLDDSQLKDEYELILGNERIYEALIISTCNRVEYYIVTDDFLCNVESVINRFAERIGEDVYEIKKYIYIYCGNEALKHLFKVACGLDSLVLGEPQILGQVKDAFDKAKMYGRYDTYLKQLEQYTLKTAKKVRTHTGISENPVSVSYAAVELAKKIFGDLKNNIALIIGAGEMCELAAKHLVTSNIKKIYVTNRTFSRAEILAEEINGEAIPFDNFYNKLNEVDIVISSTGAPTYILTYEQVKSVMKQRKYSPMFFIDIAVPRDIDPEIERLDNVYVYDIDDLKEVVEANKRERQKEAAKALKYIEQSVEDFNRWLKSLNIVPVIKLIRSTFEDLKESELERFFKKNKIEDEALKKQISYLLTSYMNKVLHNPLNVLKSKSADNAKYTIAEAAEILFKLKE; this is translated from the coding sequence ATGCAATTAGCTGTTGTAGGGATAAATCACAATACTGCTCCTGTAGAAATTAGAGAAAAATTATCATTGGATGATTCTCAATTAAAAGATGAATATGAATTGATCCTTGGTAATGAGAGAATTTATGAAGCACTTATTATATCTACATGCAATAGGGTGGAGTACTATATTGTAACTGATGACTTTTTATGTAATGTAGAGAGTGTTATAAACCGCTTTGCTGAACGGATTGGTGAAGATGTGTATGAGATTAAAAAATATATTTATATTTATTGTGGTAATGAAGCATTAAAACACTTATTTAAAGTAGCTTGCGGTCTTGATTCTTTAGTTTTAGGTGAGCCTCAAATATTGGGGCAGGTAAAAGATGCTTTTGATAAAGCGAAAATGTATGGCAGATATGATACGTATTTAAAACAGTTAGAACAATATACTTTAAAAACAGCGAAAAAGGTGAGAACTCACACCGGTATTTCAGAAAATCCAGTTTCTGTAAGTTATGCTGCAGTTGAATTAGCAAAGAAAATTTTTGGTGATTTAAAAAATAATATAGCTTTGATTATTGGTGCAGGTGAAATGTGTGAATTGGCAGCTAAACACTTAGTGACTTCAAATATTAAAAAGATATATGTTACAAATAGGACATTTTCTCGAGCTGAGATATTAGCTGAAGAAATTAATGGGGAAGCTATTCCATTTGATAATTTTTATAACAAATTGAACGAGGTGGATATAGTTATAAGTTCTACTGGAGCGCCAACTTATATTTTGACCTATGAGCAAGTTAAGTCAGTTATGAAGCAGAGAAAATATTCACCAATGTTTTTTATAGATATAGCAGTTCCAAGAGATATTGACCCAGAAATAGAACGGCTTGATAATGTTTATGTTTATGATATTGACGATTTAAAAGAGGTTGTGGAAGCTAATAAAAGGGAAAGACAAAAAGAAGCAGCGAAAGCGTTAAAATATATTGAGCAATCAGTAGAAGATTTTAATAGGTGGCTAAAATCTCTAAATATTGTTCCGGTTATAAAGCTTATCAGATCAACATTTGAGGACTTAAAAGAGAGTGAACTTGAGAGATTTTTTAAGAAAAATAAGATAGAAGATGAGGCGCTTAAAAAGCAGATTTCTTACCTTTTGACTTCATATATGAATAAAGTTTTACACAATCCTCTTAATGTTTTGAAGAGTAAAAGTGCAGATAATGCAAAATATACTATCGCTGAAGCGGCTGAAATATTATTTAAATTAAAGGAGTGA